A single region of the bacterium genome encodes:
- the rplU gene encoding 50S ribosomal protein L21: MYAIVETGGKQYKVEEGSTINVEKIKAPVGKEIELTKVLMLSTDDDVIVGNPTIDSVKVIAQVVDEVRGKKITIVKFKRRKHYRRKTGHRQDYTQLLIKSIER; encoded by the coding sequence ATGTACGCTATTGTTGAAACCGGTGGAAAACAGTATAAAGTAGAGGAAGGCTCTACGATTAATGTGGAGAAAATAAAAGCTCCGGTAGGTAAAGAAATAGAACTAACTAAAGTTCTGATGCTCTCCACAGATGATGATGTGATTGTTGGAAATCCGACCATAGACTCAGTAAAGGTAATTGCTCAGGTAGTAGATGAGGTAAGAGGGAAAAAAATTACGATTGTGAAGTTCAAACGACGAAAACATTATAGACGAAAAACCGGACATCGCCAGGATTATACTCAATTGCTGATTAAAAGTATTGAAAGATAA
- a CDS encoding ribosomal-processing cysteine protease Prp, producing the protein MVIVTVTRNPEGKIVGFSGTGHADFAKAGEDIVCAAVSALLQSTIKGLQEYVGINLEISKEKGSLEVRIKKIDQKFLQLPTDAILETLVLGLKAIEKEYRKYMKLIERRK; encoded by the coding sequence ATGGTAATAGTAACTGTTACTCGCAATCCAGAGGGAAAAATTGTAGGATTTAGTGGAACAGGACATGCAGATTTTGCTAAAGCAGGTGAAGATATAGTATGTGCGGCAGTATCTGCCCTCCTGCAAAGCACAATTAAAGGACTACAAGAATATGTAGGCATAAATTTAGAAATAAGTAAAGAAAAGGGCTCCCTTGAAGTCAGGATAAAAAAAATAGACCAAAAGTTTCTTCAATTGCCAACAGATGCTATCTTAGAAACTCTTGTATTAGGATTAAAAGCAATTGAAAAAGAGTATAGAAAGTATATGAAATTGATAGAAAGGAGAAAATAA